Sequence from the Ornithinimicrobium humiphilum genome:
CCCAGCTCGGCCAGGCCACGGTGCTGGCGGCGCCTCCTCCGGTGAGGGCGAGGAAGGCACGACGGGACAGCTTGCTGTTCAACATCGGGGAATCCTTAACTGCTGCAGGGAAAGTGCGACCTCGGTGTCGCACCACGGACCCTGCAGCCTGACGTCGGGTCCGCTCAAGTCGGCTCGGCGTCTCCTTACCCAACCGTGACCGTCGGGATCGGTTGCGGGACTGTCAGACCGAGACGGACGCGGTGTCGGCCAGGTCCTCGTCGGCGTCGGTGCCGGCCGGCTCCCCCGGCACCTCGGCGAAGCGCACGAAGGCCCGCAGCCGGCCGTCGCCGTGGTCGCGCAGCTCGGTCCAGCCCAGCGACTCGTAGAAGGCGCGTTGGCGCGGCTCGTCGTCGGTGAGGAGCACCTTCTGGCGCACGTGCTCGAAGGGCTCCATGGCCGCCTGCACGAGCTGGCGGCCGACCCCCTCGCGCTGGAGCTCCGGGCGCACCAGGACGTCCTGGAGGTAGGCGATGCTGGCACCGTCGGAGACCACCCTGGCGAGCCCCAGGAGGTCCTCGCCGTAGCGGGCCGTCACGACCCGCGTCGACCCCTCGACCGCCGCGACGAGCACGTCGGGGTCGGTCGTGTAGCTCGTCCAGCCGACCGCGTCGTAGAGCTCGACGAGCTCCTCGCGGCCCGGCCGGTCATCGGCGCTGATGACGATCTCGTGGGCTCCCACGCTCTCCACCCTAGGCGATCCCCCGCCCCCTCCGGCACCCCCCGCCGGGGTGAGCCGCCGTGTCGCGGGTGACGCCGGGGGCGGAGGCGGGAACTCTGGACCCCTGCGGGGAGGACCTGTACAGTCTTTTTCGCACAACGGACTGATCATTCCACATTATGGAATGCAGGCCCACACGATCCGCACCTTGGGAGGCGCCGCATGACCGACACGACGACCACTCCGACCCTCGACCTGCCCGACGGCGTGGAGGTGACCGGCGAGCTGCGCCCCGGCTACGAGGAGATCCTGTCCCGCACCGCCCTCGAGCTCGTCGCGACCCTGCACCGTGAGCTGGAGCCACGCCGCCAGGAGCGCCTCGCCGCCCGCAAGGAGGTCGTCCGCGCGGTCGCCGACGGTCAGGACCTCGACTTCCTCACCGAGACCGCGTCGGTCCGCGAGGACGACTCGTGGCGCGTGGCCCCGCACGCCCCGGGCCTGGTCGACCGCCGGGTGGAGATGACCGGTCCGACCGACCGCAAGATGACGATCAACGCCATGAACTCCGGCGCCAAGGTCTGGCTGGCCGACCAGGAGGACGCCAACACCCCGATGTGGGCCAATATCGTCGAAGGCCCGCGCAACCTGCGCGACGCGGTGCTGGGGACCATCGAGTTCACCTCGCCCGAGGGCAAGGAGTACCGCCTCACCACCACCGACCAGTCCCAGCTGCCGACGATCGTCATGCGCCCGCGCGGCTGGCACCTCGACGAGAAGCACATCCTCGTCGACGGCCAGCGCACGTCGGGCAGCCTCGTCGACTTCGCGCTCTACATGGCCGCCTGCGCGCAGCCGCAGCTCGACGCGGGCAAGGGCCCCTACTTCTACCTGGCCA
This genomic interval carries:
- a CDS encoding GNAT family N-acetyltransferase, giving the protein MGAHEIVISADDRPGREELVELYDAVGWTSYTTDPDVLVAAVEGSTRVVTARYGEDLLGLARVVSDGASIAYLQDVLVRPELQREGVGRQLVQAAMEPFEHVRQKVLLTDDEPRQRAFYESLGWTELRDHGDGRLRAFVRFAEVPGEPAGTDADEDLADTASVSV